The genomic DNA taaaaatttacaaaatgTATTTGTAGAAGATAATAACCATATGGCAAATACTAATTTTATGAAGAAATCAAGTATAGAAACAAACTTTATAACTcctaatataataaataataataatcgaataaatcaaataaataatataacaaccttgaagaatatgaaatataataagattCCTTCTATCAACAAGGCGGATTATAATGTAGAAAATGATAAGGAACAAATATTAGAactaataaaaaacaaaaatgatattgaatatatgaaaaggaaaataatgaatGCTACAGAAAATGCAGCTCCAGATGTATACCTAAATAATTACCACACTGgtgttataaataatatgaataatatgaatagtatgaataatatgaatagtataaataatatgaataatattaacaatatgaataatataaataatgttaataGTTTACATTCTTTAAGTAACAGTAATAATAGCAATgctaatataaaacatatgacCACAAACAGAGGAACAAACAATGATACACAAAAGAATTCATTAGAAGATGTTCAAGATATcagatataataataataataataataatttgtataatcaaaatatgaaTGTGGATGttaaaaaagatgaaaaagcAGGTAGAAAATTACTTTATCTTATTAAAGGTTTGTCAATGGAACACGATAAAAATTcagaacaaaaaataatattgaaagacgaaataaataataataataataataataataataataatatattaaacaaaagTTATATAGaggataataaaattaatatatcatctaaTGATACTAATGCAAAGAAAGGAGGTGAAGCTATCATGAGCTTATTAGGACTGAATAAAAATGTTGATACAAAAATTGATgatgataagaaaaaaaacaaaaagaaaaaaaaaaataattctataAATAGTTTATTGAGTGTTCATAATAATGTggtagataataataatgataacatgattgataataataataataatattaatgacaatattattgataataataatatgattgatagtaataatttttatagtagtaataataatgttgatAAAAATGCAgtgaatattattaatctTAAGAACGctcaagaaaatataaatcaaaataatatgaacaacaataattgtaaacaaaaagaaaGTGTTATTGGAAGCATGCAGAATTATGAGAATgtcttaaataataatagttcttttaaatattctaaaaatataaataaatatgagaaTGATGATATGATCAATTTGTATAATAACACGGATAATCAGACATTAGCTATGTCAAATGAAGGAGAGGAAAAACAAATGACAACAGCCTTgttgaatattataaaaatgaaatcaaataatatgagtggtgtaaataatatgaatggattaaataatatgagtggtgtaaataatatgagtggtgtaaataatatgaatgggttaaataatatgagtggtgtaaataatatgaatgggttaaataatatgaatgggttaaataatatgaatggattaaataacataaatagaaatagcaataataatatagaaagtAATATGTTTAATACTTATAATACCAATTCATATAACGTTCTattgaaaatgaagaatgaaatagaaaaggatgaaaaaaaaattattaatatgatcgacaataataataataataataataataactacaatggtaataataagtcaagtttttataataataatatatatagttctTACAATAATGGATCTGTTTTAGAAGATACAAATCAAATCATCaagtatgaaaaaaataataatataaatacaaactCTAGCAattctaaaaataaaagtataacgataaataaaaatgccatacataatataattaaagaaatattacaATCTGATGAATTTGTAGATTTGTTGTggaaaaaattaacaaaCAATCAGCAcctttcttaattttttcaatataataaaggaaaaaatatatatatatatatatatatatatatatatatatatataatttttgtggtgtataatgaatatttatatgatttatattatatatatatatatttttttttttttttttttttttttttttttttttgctcatatatattttataaatgtaaatatactTAAATATTTCGTTCAactatttaattatataatctatatgtttatatatatatttatttatttaatattttatttatttatttatttaatattttatatattttttgatttttaaatatgtatataataatgtatatatgtttttgttaatatgaatattttaatttgaaGATTTAATCCGAGTGTTTATGtatgtaatattaaatatatatatatttatatatatatataaatatatttatgtggaatgaaaaaaaaaaaaaaaaaaaaagaattaattcAGAATCAAgagtaatattattttatattatatgtaaagaatttgagaaattaataaaaggaaatattaaatatataagtatttatatatatgtgtatacaaatattttatttattttaacaagcttttttattatataaaactggagaaaaaaaaaataaatgtatatgttatataattatttttattaactaTAAATTTCatattgtattattaattaatatatatataaatttaatacatatattattgtttttataatatatatatattttttttttttgtaactgtttaacaaaaaaaaaagaaagaaaaaattaaagcataatcatatatatatatatatatataatatttttattttt from Plasmodium sp. gorilla clade G2 genome assembly, chromosome: 10 includes the following:
- a CDS encoding mRNA-decapping enzyme subunit 1, putative, yielding MKKRSTLSTSYGRLKGRVSRYDMNNSFNLNEHKNNKNNIVEEMKDYKTDEISQDNINNNNINNINNNNNNALVNTSNNIHNNMNHANNINNTNNNINNGTYHNNNNNNKYNNKNSFAYDYNTYHTKKNSDQKGKLKNESENINTDVNNNMIKMNSSNGSNNILNDLNSSMNNLNILKDNNISNMNNISHVNNISNMNNISHVNNISHMNNMIHMNNMIHMNNMININNRNGSNNPAIYNLKSLKDMQAENQKEKKKVNEENIKIENEENNLIETQNKAEIQNQNEKEQEDVDVNVNVDVEVEEEEGMKLLREKICFKMLKSIDIYITEIIMKSCFVTVYKMKDDELKWKRADIEGFLYIVKRSIKPYYRLIITNKKNEKHLLQDIDSNMNLSTDQNYIFYRIINEETNTRNIYSLWFYSTDEKEQIYKVLKNIVEKAYQEKTITQENTNNMSNGNNNMSNGNNNMSNINNNRNSVLTNIGSIKNENITMDEKLEMISEQMRKMSVRPEKNESLKNLQNVFVEDNNHMANTNFMKKSSIETNFITPNIINNNNRINQINNITTLKNMKYNKIPSINKADYNVENDKEQILELIKNKNDIEYMKRKIMNATENAAPDVYLNNYHTGVINNMNNMNSMNNMNSINNMNNINNMNNINNVNSLHSLSNSNNSNANIKHMTTNRGTNNDTQKNSLEDVQDIRYNNNNNNNLYNQNMNVDVKKDEKAGRKLLYLIKGLSMEHDKNSEQKIILKDEINNNNNNNNNNNILNKSYIEDNKINISSNDTNAKKGGEAIMSLLGLNKNVDTKIDDDKKKNKKKKKNNSINSLLSVHNNVVDNNNDNMIDNNNNNINDNIIDNNNMIDSNNFYSSNNNVDKNAVNIINLKNAQENINQNNMNNNNCKQKESVIGSMQNYENVLNNNSSFKYSKNINKYENDDMINLYNNTDNQTLAMSNEGEEKQMTTALLNIIKMKSNNMSGVNNMNGLNNMSGVNNMSGVNNMNGLNNMSGVNNMNGLNNMNGLNNMNGLNNINRNSNNNIESNMFNTYNTNSYNVLLKMKNEIEKDEKKIINMIDNNNNNNNNNYNGNNKSSFYNNNIYSSYNNGSVLEDTNQIIKYEKNNNINTNSSNSKNKSITINKNAIHNIIKEILQSDEFVDLLWKKLTNNQHLS